In Nocardia asteroides, a single genomic region encodes these proteins:
- a CDS encoding ArsR/SmtB family transcription factor: protein MKADFFKTLGHPARIRVLELLSEREHTVAEMLPEVDVEPANLSQQLAILRRTGLVTARREGLSVTYALTSPQVAELLRVAREILTTVVTGQAQLLDEPESAEK, encoded by the coding sequence ATGAAAGCCGACTTCTTCAAGACGCTCGGGCATCCGGCGCGGATCCGGGTGCTGGAATTGCTGAGCGAACGCGAGCACACGGTCGCCGAGATGCTGCCCGAGGTCGACGTCGAACCGGCGAACCTGTCCCAGCAGCTCGCCATCCTGCGCCGCACCGGCCTGGTCACCGCCCGCCGCGAGGGACTCTCGGTCACCTACGCCCTCACCTCGCCGCAGGTCGCCGAGTTGCTGCGGGTGGCGCGGGAAATCCTGACCACCGTCGTCACCGGGCAGGCCCAGCTCCTCGACGAGCCGGAGAGCGCGGAGAAGTAA